From a region of the Coprococcus comes ATCC 27758 genome:
- a CDS encoding MurT ligase domain-containing protein has product MGIRTRLAVLACKTSNAVLRRMGRGGTNLPGKIALKIDKDILKELSRGVKVTVVTGTNGKTTTSRMIEQAFEEAGYKYFANKSGANLLTGIITVFAQHCSLSGKCSYTHALIECDEAAFRKTSEMLPVECLVVNNIFRDQLDRYGEITHTLNAIREGITHVPDATLCLNADCSLTSSLADDVPNKVVWFGVDVPIYKETAFELSDAVYCIHCKTEYEYDYRTYSHLGGFRCPKCGYHRQTPQVGVTQVVRTGADSSDIVLNAFGHNHDVHINLPGGYNIYNAAACVAAAEIVGIDEDTAVDALSRFECGFGRAEQFELGKSKARMMLVKNPAGYNQVINQISNDEEECKIAFLLNDRYADGTDISWIWDVDFEALARQSARFTRILVSGVRADDMALRLKYAGFDTGRIEVIRDYENLLEAIGADETPTFIMPTYTAMFDLRGEISKHTDIKAFYE; this is encoded by the coding sequence ATGGGAATAAGGACAAGATTAGCGGTACTTGCCTGTAAGACATCCAATGCAGTCCTGCGGCGGATGGGACGAGGCGGAACGAACCTGCCGGGCAAGATCGCATTAAAAATTGACAAAGATATTTTAAAGGAATTATCACGTGGGGTGAAGGTTACGGTAGTGACCGGAACCAATGGAAAGACGACCACGTCCCGTATGATCGAGCAGGCATTTGAAGAAGCCGGATATAAGTACTTCGCAAATAAATCCGGTGCCAATCTTCTGACTGGGATCATTACGGTGTTTGCACAGCACTGCAGTCTTTCTGGCAAGTGTTCCTACACACACGCACTGATCGAGTGCGATGAGGCAGCGTTCCGCAAGACCAGTGAGATGCTGCCGGTAGAGTGTCTGGTAGTCAACAATATTTTCCGTGACCAGCTGGACAGATATGGGGAGATCACTCACACGTTGAATGCAATCCGCGAAGGAATTACCCACGTACCGGATGCAACCCTGTGCCTGAACGCGGACTGTTCATTGACGTCATCTCTTGCAGATGATGTACCGAATAAGGTTGTATGGTTCGGGGTGGATGTGCCGATTTACAAAGAGACAGCGTTTGAATTGTCTGATGCAGTGTACTGTATTCATTGTAAGACAGAATATGAATACGATTACAGAACTTACAGCCATCTTGGCGGTTTCCGCTGTCCGAAATGTGGATATCACCGGCAGACACCGCAGGTTGGCGTGACGCAGGTAGTGCGTACCGGAGCAGATTCTTCGGATATCGTGTTAAATGCATTCGGGCATAACCATGATGTGCACATTAATCTTCCGGGAGGTTACAATATTTACAATGCGGCAGCCTGTGTTGCGGCTGCGGAGATTGTTGGAATCGATGAAGACACAGCAGTTGATGCACTCAGCAGATTTGAGTGTGGTTTCGGACGTGCGGAACAGTTTGAACTTGGCAAGTCTAAAGCACGTATGATGCTTGTCAAGAACCCGGCAGGGTACAATCAGGTCATCAACCAGATCTCTAATGATGAGGAAGAGTGCAAGATTGCGTTCCTTCTGAACGACCGTTATGCAGATGGAACCGATATCAGTTGGATCTGGGATGTGGATTTTGAAGCACTTGCCCGCCAGAGCGCACGCTTTACCCGTATTCTGGTATCCGGAGTCCGTGCAGATGATATGGCGCTCCGCCTGAAATATGCAGGATTTGACACTGGACGGATTGAAGTGATCCGCGACTATGAGAACCTTTTAGAAGCAATCGGAGCGGATGAGACACCGACATTTATTATGCCAACTTATACCGCTATGTTTGATCTGCGCGGCGAGATCAGCAAGCATACCGATATCAAGGCATTTTACGAATAA
- the sigK gene encoding RNA polymerase sporulation sigma factor SigK, giving the protein MKSFPPPLTPKEESELLRRSADSDNEARHILIERNLRLVAHVIKKYQHLEDDTEDLLSIGTIGLIKAVSTFNPDKKARLATYACRCIENELLMMLRTKRKSNRETSLYEPIGTDREGNEIRLYDVIESDEEDACMQLALKNDISLLYEKLESVLTDREQLVLKKRYGLYGEKEYTQKEVAASLGISRSYVSRIEKGAIQKLRPCFLPSHF; this is encoded by the coding sequence TTGAAATCCTTTCCTCCGCCTCTTACTCCAAAAGAGGAATCCGAGCTTCTGAGACGCAGTGCAGACAGTGACAATGAGGCCCGTCATATTCTGATCGAGCGCAATCTCCGTCTGGTCGCTCATGTCATAAAAAAATATCAGCATCTGGAGGACGATACAGAAGATCTTCTGTCCATCGGAACCATCGGACTTATCAAAGCAGTTTCCACCTTTAACCCGGACAAAAAAGCCCGGCTTGCCACCTACGCCTGCCGTTGCATCGAAAATGAACTTCTGATGATGCTGCGCACCAAGCGGAAGAGTAACCGGGAAACCTCCCTATACGAACCAATCGGTACAGACCGTGAAGGGAATGAGATCCGCCTGTATGATGTCATCGAATCTGATGAAGAAGATGCCTGTATGCAGCTTGCTCTGAAAAATGATATTTCTCTTCTCTATGAAAAACTGGAATCCGTTCTCACCGACCGTGAACAGCTGGTACTGAAAAAACGCTACGGTCTTTATGGTGAAAAAGAATATACCCAGAAAGAAGTTGCAGCTTCTCTTGGCATCTCACGTTCCTACGTTTCGCGAATTGAAAAAGGGGCGATCCAAAAACTCCGCCCCTGCTTTCTTCCTTCTCATTTTTAA
- a CDS encoding CPBP family intramembrane glutamic endopeptidase gives MNKKTWKPYAAIVLILLYGVDIFWLSGFCVYYFGEWGIPMYEGLLAVLALGIVVLFREDVKRAFPFHRPTIAKTVGTLLMWIGTLLITMIPTSILLYVFPEQMSGATESVSELSGGLPFGLAFLLICVTPAIFEEIAFRGGLFSCFRGFRSPWPAILISAAVFGAFHGSFWRFVPTAMLGIAMGYLLAETDNMFYNMLFHLINNALPTLLLQLTSSVASEQMESAEAMASTGILLVTVAVYFMYASAGPFLIYAGNYLIHKGQPGYDRGLLPREKKKTLLGLVIVSSVFLGLGILLFGIGMFE, from the coding sequence ATGAATAAAAAAACGTGGAAGCCATATGCGGCGATCGTACTGATCCTTCTGTACGGCGTGGATATATTCTGGCTTTCCGGATTTTGTGTCTATTATTTTGGTGAGTGGGGAATTCCAATGTATGAGGGTCTTCTTGCGGTGCTGGCACTTGGAATAGTAGTGCTTTTCAGGGAAGACGTAAAGCGTGCATTTCCATTTCACAGACCGACGATCGCAAAGACTGTCGGAACATTGCTGATGTGGATCGGAACCCTTCTGATCACGATGATTCCGACATCGATCCTGCTTTATGTATTTCCGGAGCAGATGAGTGGGGCTACAGAAAGTGTGAGTGAATTATCCGGCGGACTGCCGTTTGGACTTGCATTTCTTCTGATCTGTGTCACGCCGGCGATTTTTGAGGAAATAGCATTCAGAGGCGGGCTTTTCAGCTGTTTTCGTGGCTTTAGGAGTCCATGGCCGGCAATTCTGATCAGTGCAGCAGTGTTCGGTGCATTTCACGGAAGCTTCTGGCGGTTTGTGCCGACAGCGATGCTTGGAATCGCCATGGGATATCTGCTTGCCGAGACGGATAACATGTTTTATAACATGCTATTCCATCTGATCAATAATGCGTTGCCGACATTGCTTTTACAGCTTACTTCCAGTGTGGCTTCAGAGCAGATGGAAAGTGCAGAAGCTATGGCATCGACAGGCATTTTGCTTGTGACGGTGGCGGTGTATTTTATGTATGCTTCGGCAGGACCGTTTCTGATTTATGCGGGGAATTACCTGATCCATAAAGGGCAGCCGGGATACGACAGGGGACTTCTGCCAAGAGAGAAAAAGAAAACTCTGCTGGGGCTTGTGATTGTAAGTAGCGTCTTTCTGGGACTTGGCATTCTGCTTTTTGGTATAGGAATGTTTGAGTAG
- a CDS encoding peptidase U32 family protein: MARHPELLIPASSLEVLKTAVVFGADAVYIGGEAFGLRAKAKNFSKEDMMEGIRFAHEHDVKVYVTANILAHNYDLEGVREYFKELKEIKPDALIIADPGVFEIAKEVCPEIERHVSTQANNTNYATYMFWYRQGASRVVSARELSMREIKEIRAHIPDDLEIETFVHGAMCISYSGRCLLSNFFTGRDANHGACTHPCRWKYSVVEETRPGEYMPVYENERGTYIFNSKDLCMIEHIPELIDAGIDSFKIEGRMKTALYVATVARTYRKAIDDYQKDPELYRKNMPWYLDQISNCTYRQFTTGFFFGKPSEEAQIYDSNTYIREYTYLGITEEIKDGMVKIEQRNKFSVGETIEIMKPNGDNVEVQVKRIVNEEGEEQESAPHPKQVLYVELSGRADKYDILRRKEEADE; the protein is encoded by the coding sequence ATGGCAAGACATCCTGAATTATTGATACCGGCAAGCAGCCTGGAAGTGTTGAAGACTGCAGTCGTATTTGGAGCAGATGCAGTTTATATTGGAGGAGAAGCATTTGGACTTCGTGCAAAGGCAAAGAACTTTTCCAAAGAAGATATGATGGAAGGAATCCGGTTTGCACATGAGCATGATGTAAAAGTATATGTAACTGCAAATATTCTGGCACATAACTACGATCTGGAAGGCGTGCGGGAATATTTTAAAGAGTTAAAGGAAATAAAACCGGATGCATTGATCATTGCTGATCCGGGTGTATTTGAGATTGCAAAAGAAGTATGTCCGGAAATTGAAAGACATGTGAGTACACAGGCCAATAATACAAATTATGCAACTTATATGTTCTGGTACAGACAAGGGGCGAGCAGAGTTGTATCTGCAAGAGAACTTTCCATGCGTGAGATCAAAGAAATCCGTGCACATATCCCGGATGATCTGGAGATTGAGACATTCGTACACGGTGCAATGTGTATTTCTTATTCCGGAAGATGTCTGCTCAGTAATTTCTTTACAGGCAGGGATGCAAACCATGGCGCATGCACCCATCCGTGCCGCTGGAAATATTCTGTTGTGGAAGAAACCCGTCCGGGAGAATATATGCCGGTTTATGAAAATGAGAGAGGAACGTATATTTTCAATTCAAAAGATCTCTGTATGATCGAACATATTCCGGAGCTTATCGATGCGGGGATTGACAGCTTCAAGATCGAAGGAAGAATGAAAACGGCTCTGTATGTGGCAACTGTAGCGAGAACATACCGGAAAGCAATTGATGATTATCAGAAAGATCCGGAGCTTTACAGGAAGAATATGCCGTGGTATCTGGACCAGATCTCGAATTGTACCTATCGGCAGTTTACAACTGGATTTTTCTTTGGAAAACCATCGGAAGAGGCACAGATTTATGACAGCAACACCTATATCCGGGAGTACACATATCTTGGAATCACAGAAGAGATTAAAGACGGTATGGTGAAGATCGAACAGAGAAATAAATTTTCGGTGGGCGAGACGATTGAGATCATGAAACCGAACGGAGATAACGTGGAGGTTCAGGTAAAACGGATCGTAAATGAAGAAGGAGAAGAACAGGAGAGTGCACCACATCCGAAGCAGGTACTGTATGTAGAACTTTCCGGTAGGGCTGACAAGTACGATATTCTCAGAAGAAAAGAGGAAGCAGATGAATAA
- a CDS encoding O-methyltransferase codes for MIVEERLTTYLHSLESADIPVLDEIEQEALADMVPIIRKETKSFLKVMLEIKRPVKILEIGTAVGFSAILMGKYSPEECHITTIENYEKRIPIARANFARAGMEQKITLLEGDALEIMKGMPDDAGFDFVFMDAAKGQYPAYLEQVMRFLVPGGILITDNVLQDGDIIESRFAVERRDRTIHSRMREYLYTLKHHPELETSILPLGDGVALSVRK; via the coding sequence ATGATAGTAGAAGAACGACTGACGACTTACCTCCATTCTCTGGAAAGCGCGGACATTCCCGTTCTCGATGAGATCGAACAGGAAGCCCTTGCGGACATGGTTCCGATCATCCGCAAAGAGACAAAAAGTTTTCTGAAAGTAATGCTGGAGATCAAACGTCCGGTAAAGATTCTTGAAATTGGGACAGCAGTTGGATTTTCGGCAATTCTGATGGGAAAATATTCTCCGGAGGAATGTCACATTACAACAATCGAAAATTACGAAAAAAGGATTCCAATTGCCAGAGCCAATTTTGCCAGGGCAGGTATGGAACAGAAAATTACGCTGCTTGAAGGCGATGCACTGGAGATTATGAAAGGCATGCCGGATGATGCAGGATTTGATTTTGTGTTTATGGATGCCGCAAAGGGACAATATCCGGCATATTTAGAACAGGTGATGCGTTTCCTTGTGCCGGGAGGGATCCTGATCACGGATAATGTGTTGCAGGACGGAGATATTATTGAGTCACGGTTTGCGGTGGAAAGAAGAGACCGCACGATCCATAGCCGGATGAGGGAGTATCTGTATACTCTGAAACATCATCCTGAGCTTGAGACGTCTATTCTTCCGCTGGGAGATGGGGTGGCACTGAGCGTGCGAAAATAA
- a CDS encoding ribonuclease J, whose product MKKKSNSKLKIIPLGGLEKIGMNITAFEYEDSIIVVDCGLSFPEDDMLGIDLVIPDISYLKSNADKVKGFVITHGHEDHIGALPYVLKEINLPIYTTKLTMGIIEKKLTEHNLLRSTKRKVVRHGQSINLGKFRIEFIKTNHSIQDASALAIYSPAGIVVHTGDFKVDYTPVFGDAIDLQRFAEIGKKGVLALMSDSTNAERPGFTQSERTVGATFDRLFAEHSNTRIIVATFASNVDRVQQIINTSYKYGRKVVVEGRSMVNIISVASELGYLNVPENTLIETDQLKNYPREKTTIITTGSQGESMAALSRMAADIHKKISIMPGDTIILSSNPIPGNEKAVSNIINELSEKGANVIFQDTHVSGHACQEELKLIYSLVKPKYAIPVHGEYRHLKANAGIAKSLGIPKNNIFILKSGDVLALDDESAEVLDKVHTGEILVDGLGVGDVGNIVLRDRQHLAEDGILIVVLTLEKRTNQLLAGPDIVSRGFVYVRESESLMEEARKVVTEAVEKCLMSRHADWSKIKLVIRDTMNDFIWKRTKRKPMILPIIMDV is encoded by the coding sequence TTGAAGAAAAAAAGCAACTCAAAACTTAAGATCATTCCGCTTGGAGGTCTTGAAAAGATCGGAATGAATATCACTGCCTTTGAATATGAAGACAGTATTATTGTAGTAGATTGCGGATTGTCGTTCCCGGAAGATGATATGCTCGGAATCGATCTTGTAATCCCGGATATCAGTTACCTTAAGAGCAATGCGGATAAGGTGAAGGGTTTTGTGATCACACATGGACATGAGGATCACATTGGAGCGCTTCCTTATGTGCTTAAAGAGATTAATCTGCCGATTTATACAACAAAGCTGACTATGGGAATTATCGAGAAAAAGCTCACAGAGCACAATCTTCTCCGCTCAACTAAAAGAAAAGTAGTGCGCCATGGACAGTCGATCAATCTTGGAAAATTCAGAATTGAATTTATCAAGACGAACCACAGTATCCAGGATGCATCGGCACTGGCAATCTATTCGCCGGCAGGTATTGTTGTGCATACCGGAGACTTTAAGGTAGATTATACACCGGTATTTGGTGATGCGATTGATCTGCAGCGTTTTGCAGAAATTGGCAAGAAAGGGGTACTGGCATTGATGTCAGACAGTACCAATGCGGAGAGACCTGGTTTTACACAGTCAGAAAGGACAGTGGGAGCTACATTTGACCGGCTTTTTGCCGAACACTCCAATACAAGAATTATTGTAGCAACCTTCGCTTCGAATGTAGACCGTGTACAGCAGATCATCAATACGTCTTACAAGTATGGACGTAAAGTAGTTGTAGAAGGCCGCAGTATGGTAAATATCATTTCGGTTGCATCAGAGCTTGGCTATTTGAATGTGCCGGAGAATACGCTGATCGAGACAGATCAGTTGAAAAACTATCCAAGAGAGAAGACAACGATCATCACAACCGGAAGCCAGGGAGAATCTATGGCGGCTCTGTCACGTATGGCAGCAGATATCCATAAGAAGATCTCGATCATGCCGGGTGACACGATCATTTTAAGCTCTAATCCGATCCCGGGTAATGAAAAAGCGGTATCGAATATCATCAATGAACTCTCTGAAAAGGGAGCGAATGTTATTTTCCAGGATACGCACGTATCCGGACATGCGTGCCAGGAAGAGCTGAAGCTGATCTATTCACTGGTAAAACCAAAATATGCAATTCCGGTTCACGGAGAATACCGTCATCTGAAAGCGAACGCAGGTATTGCCAAATCTCTTGGGATTCCGAAGAACAACATTTTCATCCTCAAGTCAGGTGATGTACTCGCACTGGATGATGAAAGTGCAGAAGTTTTAGATAAGGTACACACAGGAGAAATCCTGGTAGATGGACTCGGTGTTGGCGATGTCGGTAATATTGTACTGCGTGATCGTCAGCATCTGGCAGAAGACGGAATCCTGATTGTTGTTCTGACACTGGAAAAGCGTACCAACCAGCTTCTTGCCGGACCTGATATCGTATCCCGTGGATTTGTTTATGTACGTGAATCTGAAAGCCTGATGGAAGAGGCACGGAAGGTTGTTACGGAAGCGGTTGAAAAATGTCTGATGAGCCGTCATGCTGACTGGAGCAAGATTAAGCTTGTGATCCGCGACACAATGAATGACTTTATCTGGAAAAGAACCAAGAGAAAACCAATGATCCTTCCGATCATTATGGATGTATAA
- a CDS encoding DUF1292 domain-containing protein, which produces MKNEKLTFTCGEGGEAEEFFVVEQTRLNGVTYLLVADSEEDDAECLILKDTSAPEEKDSVYEMVEEEVELNAVLKVFEELLEDVEIEV; this is translated from the coding sequence ATGAAGAATGAAAAATTAACGTTTACATGCGGAGAAGGCGGCGAAGCAGAAGAATTTTTTGTTGTGGAGCAGACCAGACTGAATGGAGTGACTTACCTTCTGGTTGCAGATTCAGAAGAGGATGATGCAGAGTGCCTGATCTTGAAGGATACAAGTGCGCCGGAAGAGAAGGACAGCGTTTATGAGATGGTAGAAGAGGAAGTAGAGCTTAATGCCGTACTCAAGGTGTTCGAAGAGCTTCTGGAGGATGTGGAGATTGAAGTGTAG
- the ruvX gene encoding Holliday junction resolvase RuvX: MRIMGLDYGTKTVGVAVSDPLGITAQAVETVTRKDENKLRKTLARIESLATEYGVEKFVIGFPKHMNNDIGERAEKALEFGEMLKRRTGIEIVMWDERLTTVEAERTLMESGVRRENRKQYVDQIAAVFILQGYLDSLGMQK, encoded by the coding sequence ATGCGGATAATGGGACTTGATTATGGTACGAAGACCGTAGGTGTTGCTGTAAGTGATCCTTTGGGGATTACGGCACAGGCAGTGGAGACAGTTACGAGGAAGGACGAGAACAAGCTTCGGAAGACACTGGCAAGGATTGAGAGCCTTGCAACCGAATATGGAGTAGAGAAGTTTGTGATCGGTTTTCCGAAACATATGAATAATGATATCGGAGAACGGGCAGAGAAGGCACTGGAATTTGGAGAGATGCTGAAGCGGCGTACCGGCATTGAGATCGTGATGTGGGATGAGCGCCTTACAACGGTGGAAGCGGAACGGACACTTATGGAATCCGGTGTAAGACGGGAGAACCGCAAGCAGTATGTGGATCAGATCGCGGCTGTATTTATATTGCAGGGATATCTGGACTCTCTGGGTATGCAAAAGTAA
- a CDS encoding IreB family regulatory phosphoprotein, translating into MKDITNTQFFQVETGPQIQAKDILEIVYNALVEKGYNPVNQIVGYIMSGDPTYITSYNGARSLVMKVERDEIVEELLKAYIRHEL; encoded by the coding sequence ATGAAAGATATAACGAATACACAATTTTTTCAGGTAGAGACAGGACCACAGATCCAGGCAAAAGATATTCTGGAAATTGTATATAATGCTCTGGTGGAAAAAGGATATAATCCGGTGAATCAGATTGTAGGATACATTATGTCCGGTGATCCTACATACATTACCAGCTATAACGGAGCAAGAAGCCTTGTGATGAAGGTTGAGCGGGATGAGATAGTAGAAGAATTATTAAAAGCTTATATCAGACATGAACTGTAG
- the mtaB gene encoding tRNA (N(6)-L-threonylcarbamoyladenosine(37)-C(2))-methylthiotransferase MtaB, with protein sequence MKKAALHNLGCKVNAYETEAMQELLEKNGYEIVPFHDLADVYVINTCSVTNMADRKSRQMIHRARKQNPDAVIVAAGCYVQAQADMGELDENIDIVIGNNKKKDLIRLLEEYFKEDIPEQMQEVIDINHTFEYESLHLSRTAEHTRAYLKVQDGCNQFCTYCIIPYARGRVRSRKKEDVVEEVRTLAEHGYQEVVLTGIHLSSYGLEWKDENGKQTEGLLDLIRAVHGVEGIKRIRLGSLEPRIVTEEFAKELACLPKICPHFHLSLQSGCDATLKRMNRRYDAAEYREKCELLRKYFENPALTTDVIVGFPQESEEEFEASRDFVDSINFYETHIFKYSKRQGTKAAKMDGQIPEHEKTRRSNIMLELNRKKMQRYEEGWLGKKVEVLFEEMTERDGKNYVTGHTKEYLRIGVPCEPEQADRWTNQLKEIELTSLSQIMH encoded by the coding sequence ATGAAAAAAGCAGCATTACACAACCTGGGCTGTAAGGTAAATGCTTATGAAACAGAAGCGATGCAGGAACTGCTGGAAAAGAACGGATATGAGATCGTACCGTTTCATGATCTGGCAGATGTCTATGTGATCAATACCTGCTCGGTGACGAATATGGCAGACCGCAAGTCCAGACAGATGATCCATCGTGCCCGAAAACAGAATCCTGATGCAGTGATCGTAGCGGCCGGCTGTTATGTGCAGGCGCAGGCGGATATGGGTGAGCTGGATGAGAATATAGATATTGTAATCGGGAATAATAAAAAAAAGGATCTGATCCGCCTTCTGGAAGAATATTTTAAAGAAGACATTCCGGAACAGATGCAGGAGGTCATTGACATTAACCATACCTTCGAGTATGAGAGCCTCCATCTTTCCCGGACAGCAGAGCATACAAGGGCATATCTGAAAGTGCAGGATGGCTGCAACCAGTTCTGTACCTATTGCATCATTCCTTATGCGAGAGGACGCGTGCGCAGCAGGAAAAAAGAAGACGTAGTGGAAGAGGTGCGTACACTTGCGGAACATGGGTATCAGGAAGTGGTACTTACCGGAATCCATCTCAGTTCTTACGGACTGGAATGGAAAGATGAAAATGGAAAGCAGACAGAAGGACTCCTGGATCTGATCCGCGCGGTACATGGAGTTGAAGGGATCAAAAGGATCCGTCTGGGTTCTCTGGAACCGCGTATCGTGACGGAAGAATTTGCAAAAGAACTGGCTTGCCTGCCGAAGATATGTCCGCATTTTCACCTGTCTCTGCAGAGCGGATGTGATGCAACCCTGAAACGGATGAACCGCAGATATGATGCGGCAGAATATCGGGAAAAATGTGAGCTTCTCCGGAAGTATTTTGAAAATCCGGCACTGACAACCGATGTGATCGTAGGATTCCCGCAGGAATCAGAGGAAGAATTTGAAGCCTCCCGGGACTTTGTAGACAGCATCAATTTTTATGAGACTCATATATTTAAGTATTCAAAACGCCAGGGAACGAAGGCTGCGAAGATGGACGGGCAGATCCCGGAACATGAAAAAACGCGAAGAAGCAATATCATGCTGGAACTGAACCGCAAAAAAATGCAACGCTATGAAGAAGGATGGCTTGGGAAAAAGGTGGAAGTTCTATTTGAAGAGATGACAGAACGTGATGGGAAAAATTATGTCACAGGGCACACCAAGGAATATCTGCGGATTGGGGTTCCATGCGAACCGGAACAGGCAGACCGGTGGACCAATCAGTTAAAAGAGATAGAACTTACTTCACTTTCACAAATTATGCATTGA
- a CDS encoding HPr family phosphocarrier protein, producing MKTVQISLNSIDKVKSFVNEITKYDYDFDLVSGRYVIDAKSIMGIFSLDLSKPIDLNIHAENQDADNIIELLKPYLV from the coding sequence ATGAAAACCGTACAAATTTCTTTAAATTCTATCGACAAAGTAAAATCATTCGTAAACGAAATCACAAAATACGATTACGATTTTGACCTGGTATCCGGAAGATATGTGATTGATGCAAAATCTATCATGGGTATCTTCAGTCTTGATCTTTCTAAACCGATCGATCTGAACATCCATGCTGAGAACCAGGATGCTGATAACATCATCGAACTTCTGAAACCATACTTAGTATAA
- the thiI gene encoding tRNA uracil 4-sulfurtransferase ThiI translates to MKFQTYLIKYGEIGIKGKNRYMFEDALVRQIKHSLKDLDGLFHTYKAQGRVYVDCDGDYDGDEVVEALKRVFGIVGICPVVRVEDKGFEELKKDVIAYMDEVYPDKNITFKVESRRAKKTYPKKSMEINYDLGEAILYAFPEIRVDVHHPDVLLHVEVREEIYIYSEIIPGPGGMPIGTNGTAMLLLSGGIDSPVAGYMISKRGVGLEATYFHAPPYTSERAKQKVVDLAKQVSKYTGPIKLHVVNFTDIQLYIYEKCPHDELTIIMRRYMMRIAEHFAKEDGCLGLITGESIGQVASQTMQSLMATNDVCTLPVYRPLIGFDKQEIVDISEKIGTYETSILPYEDCCTIFVAKHPVTKPNVEVIRKSEENLSEKIDELFAEAVNTVETIIVK, encoded by the coding sequence ATGAAGTTTCAGACTTATTTGATAAAATATGGAGAAATTGGAATCAAGGGAAAGAACCGCTATATGTTCGAGGATGCGCTGGTAAGACAGATCAAGCATTCATTAAAGGATCTGGATGGATTATTCCATACTTATAAAGCACAGGGAAGAGTTTATGTGGACTGTGACGGAGATTATGACGGAGATGAAGTGGTAGAAGCTCTGAAAAGAGTATTCGGAATTGTAGGGATCTGTCCGGTTGTCCGCGTAGAGGATAAAGGATTTGAAGAACTGAAAAAAGATGTGATCGCATACATGGATGAGGTTTATCCGGATAAGAATATCACATTTAAGGTAGAGTCCCGTCGTGCAAAGAAAACCTATCCGAAGAAATCAATGGAGATCAATTATGACCTCGGAGAAGCTATTCTGTATGCATTCCCGGAAATCCGGGTAGATGTACACCACCCGGATGTACTGCTTCATGTAGAGGTAAGAGAAGAGATTTATATCTATTCCGAGATCATTCCGGGACCTGGCGGTATGCCGATCGGGACCAATGGAACCGCGATGCTTCTGCTTTCCGGTGGAATCGACAGTCCGGTTGCAGGTTATATGATCTCCAAACGTGGCGTCGGACTGGAGGCAACCTATTTCCATGCACCGCCGTACACCAGCGAGAGGGCCAAACAGAAGGTAGTGGATCTTGCAAAGCAGGTTTCCAAATATACAGGACCGATCAAGCTGCATGTAGTCAACTTTACCGATATCCAGCTTTATATCTATGAAAAATGCCCACATGATGAACTGACGATCATCATGCGCCGTTATATGATGCGGATTGCAGAGCATTTTGCAAAAGAAGACGGATGCCTGGGACTTATTACCGGTGAAAGTATCGGACAGGTGGCAAGCCAGACCATGCAGAGCCTAATGGCAACCAACGATGTATGTACATTGCCGGTATATCGGCCACTGATCGGATTTGACAAGCAGGAGATCGTAGATATTTCAGAGAAGATCGGAACCTATGAGACTTCCATTCTTCCATACGAAGACTGTTGTACGATCTTCGTGGCAAAACATCCGGTAACCAAACCGAATGTAGAAGTGATCCGCAAATCAGAAGAAAACTTAAGTGAAAAGATTGATGAACTGTTTGCAGAAGCAGTGAATACTGTGGAGACGATCATCGTAAAATAA